The Fusobacterium pseudoperiodonticum DNA window TTGTATGCAACTTCTATTTCATCTAAGACTTTAATTCCTCTTTTTTGAACTTCTTTAACAAAATCATTGTATGGTATTCCAGGACTTTTAATAAAAAACTCTATGTTATCTAAATGTTGCATAGCTTCTTCAGATGTCATAGCTTTTTTATCATCAACTAAAATAACTTCATAACCTTCTGTTTCTAACAGTGCTTTTGCTCCTGTTCCGCTTATCCCCATTCCATAAATCATTACTTTTTTCATTATAGTATCCCTCTCATCTTAATTGTTCCTAATGCTATTATTCCAAATATAAGTGTTGCTATCCAAAATCTTAAAGTAACTTTTGACTCTGGTATATTCATCAACTCAAAATGGTGATGAATAGGTGCCATTTTAAATATTCTTTTTCCTCTTAATTTAAATGAACCAACTTGAAGTATTACTGATAGTGCTTCAAGTACAAATATAAATCCTAAGATTGGTAATAACAATTCTTGTTTTAAGATAATTCCTATAACTCCTAAAATTCCTCCAAGAGTTAAAGAACCTGTATCTCCCATAAATATTTGTGCTGGATAACAGTTATACCATAGGAAACCTAGTCCTGCACCTGTTACTGCTGCCAAGAATACAGATAATTCTCCTGAACCAACAGTATAGAATAAATGCAAGTGAGAACTTAATTCTGTATGCCCTGTAAAGTATGCCACTACTCCTAAGATAGTTGAACATATTATCATAGGCATTATAGCTAAACCATCAAGTCCATCAGTAATATTTACTGCATTTGATGTACCCATAAGTACAATTTGAATCAAGATAAACATTCCTATTGCTCCTATATAATATGGATGAGCACTTATAGGATTTATCAACGAAAAATCTATCATAGGTCTACCTGTAAGTCCAATATAGTATAGATAAGCCCATACCATTAGTCCTATAGTACCTTGAAATAATAATTTTTTCTTTCCTGCTAAACCTTTTTTACTGACAGTAAACTTTCTATAGTCATCAATAAAACCTATTGCTGCAAACATAAGCATAGAAACTAAAACAAGTAGAATCAACTTATTTGCTAAGTCATTTATCAATAAACTTGTTAAAAGTACTGAGGCTATAATCAAAACTCCACCCATAGTTGGAGTACCTTTTTTTGAAAAATGTGAACTAGGTCCATCATCTCTTATTTCTTCACCGAATTTTTTAACTTTTAAATATTTTATAAATGGTTTCCCTGCAAATAAAACTATACAAAAAGATATTACAAAAGCTAAAAAAGTTCTTAGATAAATTGATCTCAAAAATTCAAGTTTTGCAAAATACTCTGCTAAAAAATACAACATGGCCGTCCCCTCACTCTTTCACTATTATATCCTCTAAGGCTGTTCCTCTTGAGGCTTTCAATAAAATTACTTTTTCCATTCTGATATTTTTTAAACTTTCCACTATTCCTTCTTTCGTTGGATAGTACCAAAATCTATATTCTTCCGACTTATTTTTCATAAATATATCATAGGCTTTTTTCATTCTTTCACCATATAGATATATCAATTTTATCTTTTTATCAAGTAGATAGTTTAGGACTTCCACATGATATTTCACTTCATCTTCTCCCAATTCTAGCATATCTCCTAGAATGGCTATCTTGTATTTGTCGTCATAGATTTCATTTAAAGTGTCTATTGCTGCCTTCATAGAAGTAGGACTTGCATTGTAAGCATCATTGATATAAATGTCTTCTCCCACTCTTATTTCTTGAAATCTCATACTGCTTATTTTTATGTCTTTTAAACCTTCTTTTATTTCTTCCTCACTAAGTCCAATTTTCTTTGCTAATTCTATTGCAATAGCTGTGTTAGAAATATTGTGTTTCCCTAGTAGAGACATTTCATATTCTTTTCCATCTAAAGTAAATTTACTTCCTTTATCAGAAAATTCATAGCTTTCTATTCTGAAGTTATTATCTTCATTGAAACCTATTTTATTCACATCTAGCTTTGCTAAATATACATCATCACCACAAACAAAAGTATTTTCTTTGTTTACGAACTCTAAAAGCTCTGTTTTAGCTTTAAAAACATTATCTCTTGTCTTTAAAAACTCTATATGTGAATCTCCAATATTTGTTATTATTGCATAGTCAGGATTTGAAATTTCTCCTAACCTTCTGATTTCTCCAAGAGAACTCATTCCCATTTCTAAGACTACAAACTTTTCTTCATCTGTAACATTTAAAAGTGTGTAAGGTAAACCTATGTGATTATTGTAGTTTCCTTCAGTTTTTAAAGTCTTAGCTTTTTTAGAAAGTAGAGAATAAACTATATCTTTTGTACTAGTTTTCCCATTACTTCCTGTTATTCCTATAACTTGTATATCTAATTTATTTCTATATTTTGTTGCTAAATCTTGCATAGTAGCAATAGTATCTGCAACTTTTACTATTCTTTCATCTGCTATATCTGTATTATCAGCAATAACAAGGCTAGCTCCCTTATCTAAAACATCTTTAACATAAGAGTTTCCATTGTTTATTGCAAAAAATAATGAACCTTCTGTAACTTTTCTACTGTCCATTACAACGTTTTTTATTTGAACTTTCTTAGAAAATTCTTCAAATAATAATTCATTTAATTTTTCTCTTTTTAATACTTCTGAGAAGTCTTTTAAGTTTTCACAAACTAAAGTTTCATTTTTATCTATCTTTTCCATATCTTTCAAGCCATAACCAGTCTTTACAAGAACAGTTTTTAATTTAGACTTTAACCCTGCTCCTATATCTGAGGCCTTATCTCCTATCATATATGATTTTTCTCTGTCGATATTATATTTTTCAATTGCATCTTCTAGCATCTTGTTGTTAGGTTTTCTACAATCACAAACTTTTTTGTACTCAGCTAGTCCGTCAGGGTGATGAGGACAACAATAGAATTCTGTTATTTCAACAGCTTCTTCTTTTAACTTTTCATTCATATTGTTGTTAAAAGCCTTTAAATCTTCCTCTGTAAAATATCCTCTAGCAATACCTGATTGATTACTTACAACAATTAAAATATATCCTAAATTTTTAAAAGTTTTTAAAGCTTCCACTGAACCTTCTTCAAAAACTAAATCTTCACATTTGTAAATGTAGTCTTTTTCTACATTTATCGTTCCATCTCTATCTAAAAAAATTGCTTTATTCATTTTTATCTCCATAGATTTTAAATTGACATTATATTATATCATAAAGATGGAAATAAGTATCTATATTTTTTATTTTTTTTATATATTTTATAAATAAATTTATTCAATTATTTTCTTTTGATACAAACATAAAAAAAAGAGGCTGTTACAAATTTTTAACAACCTCTTCAAATTTTAATTTTTACTTTACTAAAGTTAACATCATTTTAAAATTTTGAGTTTCTGCTTCAACAGCATGAGGAACATTAGCAGGTAAAACTGCACTTTCTCCTTTTTTTACAACAAAGGCTTTACCATCAACTATATATTTTCCTTCTCCATCTAAAACAGTTACTAGTGCATCACCTGGTGCTTTATGAGGGTCTAGTGCTTCTCCCTTCCAAAATGACATAACAGTTATAACTAAATTAGACTTTGCTACTAAATTTTTACTAACAATTTGTCCTTCTTTGTAGTCAACACAATCAGCAAGACTAAATGCACTTGCACTTTCTAACATTTTTAAAGTTTGATTTTCCATTGCTTCATCTCCTATCTTTTCTCCAATTTCAATAAGTTTTAAAGTATCTAAAGATTTTACAGAATAATTATTATTAGCTAAAACTTCTAAAAAGTCTCCACTCTTAATAGATTTTTTATTGTTTTCTATAGATATTTCTCCATATCCATTGAAACAATAATAATATCTATTTCCTAACATTGCTTCGGCTGTTATCTCTTCATTTTTAGCTAGTGAAAATAAAGATATGTAACTATTGGCTTCATTTAAAATTCTCATACTTACAACTTCAGCTTCTTTTGAATTTATAAGCTCATTAAAATTAATAGCTTTTGCCACTTCTATTTTTACCATAATACACCTCCATTTTTATTTATTTTTTATGTTATTTTCTATTATTTCTATGGCTTCTTTAGCCCAACTAACATCTTTAGTCTTAAAAAGTATCTTATTATCTTCAAAAGAAAAAAACTCTATATATTTATTAGAATTATCATACAATTGAATTTTATCAAATTTTAAAATAATTTCTTTTAAATTTTTAAGAGACTCATAATATCTTTTTTCAACTACATCATTCTCTATATGATGTCCACCTTTTTCTACTCTACTCTTTATTCTTTCTTTTGCTATTTCAGTACTACTAACACCAACATAAAATAATTGTAATTCATAACCAAGCTCTTTTGCTCTATCAATAGTTTTTAAAATAGTTTTTCCAGTTAAAGTAGTTTCTTCATTAAATGACTTACCATATAGAAAACATTCATTTCTTAAATTTATTGCCATTTTAGCAGCTTTCAGCTGATCAGAATTATTTTTCCAATCACCAATTTCTCTAACAATTTCGTCAGTATTAATTCTAATAGTATTTTTTATATTTTGATTTATCATTGCTAAATTATATAAAGTTGACTTCCCTGCACCATTAACACCTGCAAAAAGATAGAAAATTTTTTTCATTAAAATACTCCTTTTTTTACAACCTCTTCTTGTTGATATTGTAAAATTAAATTAAGTAAGTCAATATAAAAATTTTTTTCACTATCATTTTTTGATTTTTTTATAAGATTTTTAATAGTTTCATAATCTAAATTAGTAAGACATTCTTTTAAATTTTCAATTTTTATTTCCATTTTAACCTCCTACAAAATTTTTATTTTATTTCTATAGTTTCATTATACTATAGCTTTCTTTGAAAAGCAAAAACACCATTAACTGTAACTAATGGTGTTTTAATTTTTTATAACTCTTTTACTTTTTCTATAACTCTATCTGCAATTTTAGAGAATATTTCTTCTGGATAAGCACTCTCTC harbors:
- a CDS encoding GNAT family acetyltransferase yields the protein MEIKIENLKECLTNLDYETIKNLIKKSKNDSEKNFYIDLLNLILQYQQEEVVKKGVF
- a CDS encoding zeta toxin family protein — protein: MKKIFYLFAGVNGAGKSTLYNLAMINQNIKNTIRINTDEIVREIGDWKNNSDQLKAAKMAINLRNECFLYGKSFNEETTLTGKTILKTIDRAKELGYELQLFYVGVSSTEIAKERIKSRVEKGGHHIENDVVEKRYYESLKNLKEIILKFDKIQLYDNSNKYIEFFSFEDNKILFKTKDVSWAKEAIEIIENNIKNK
- a CDS encoding cupin domain-containing protein, giving the protein MVKIEVAKAINFNELINSKEAEVVSMRILNEANSYISLFSLAKNEEITAEAMLGNRYYYCFNGYGEISIENNKKSIKSGDFLEVLANNNYSVKSLDTLKLIEIGEKIGDEAMENQTLKMLESASAFSLADCVDYKEGQIVSKNLVAKSNLVITVMSFWKGEALDPHKAPGDALVTVLDGEGKYIVDGKAFVVKKGESAVLPANVPHAVEAETQNFKMMLTLVK
- the mraY gene encoding phospho-N-acetylmuramoyl-pentapeptide-transferase, with protein sequence MLYFLAEYFAKLEFLRSIYLRTFLAFVISFCIVLFAGKPFIKYLKVKKFGEEIRDDGPSSHFSKKGTPTMGGVLIIASVLLTSLLINDLANKLILLVLVSMLMFAAIGFIDDYRKFTVSKKGLAGKKKLLFQGTIGLMVWAYLYYIGLTGRPMIDFSLINPISAHPYYIGAIGMFILIQIVLMGTSNAVNITDGLDGLAIMPMIICSTILGVVAYFTGHTELSSHLHLFYTVGSGELSVFLAAVTGAGLGFLWYNCYPAQIFMGDTGSLTLGGILGVIGIILKQELLLPILGFIFVLEALSVILQVGSFKLRGKRIFKMAPIHHHFELMNIPESKVTLRFWIATLIFGIIALGTIKMRGIL
- the gmhB gene encoding D-glycero-beta-D-manno-heptose 1,7-bisphosphate 7-phosphatase — translated: MNKAIFLDRDGTINVEKDYIYKCEDLVFEEGSVEALKTFKNLGYILIVVSNQSGIARGYFTEEDLKAFNNNMNEKLKEEAVEITEFYCCPHHPDGLAEYKKVCDCRKPNNKMLEDAIEKYNIDREKSYMIGDKASDIGAGLKSKLKTVLVKTGYGLKDMEKIDKNETLVCENLKDFSEVLKREKLNELLFEEFSKKVQIKNVVMDSRKVTEGSLFFAINNGNSYVKDVLDKGASLVIADNTDIADERIVKVADTIATMQDLATKYRNKLDIQVIGITGSNGKTSTKDIVYSLLSKKAKTLKTEGNYNNHIGLPYTLLNVTDEEKFVVLEMGMSSLGEIRRLGEISNPDYAIITNIGDSHIEFLKTRDNVFKAKTELLEFVNKENTFVCGDDVYLAKLDVNKIGFNEDNNFRIESYEFSDKGSKFTLDGKEYEMSLLGKHNISNTAIAIELAKKIGLSEEEIKEGLKDIKISSMRFQEIRVGEDIYINDAYNASPTSMKAAIDTLNEIYDDKYKIAILGDMLELGEDEVKYHVEVLNYLLDKKIKLIYLYGERMKKAYDIFMKNKSEEYRFWYYPTKEGIVESLKNIRMEKVILLKASRGTALEDIIVKE